A window of Xenopus laevis strain J_2021 chromosome 1L, Xenopus_laevis_v10.1, whole genome shotgun sequence genomic DNA:
GTAGACTAGGTCAATTTACCATTGTTTTaaggccctaaattgaatttgttgtGGTGCCCAGTAACATCCATTTACCCACTGCCCCCACTGGTGTTTTAACTGCTAACATCAAATGTCAGTGTCATGCTTACTTCCACTTAAATCCAGTTGTATAGATAAGAGGGCAACTGAGCAGATCAGTGCAGCTTTGACATCCCCATGGTTGTCGAAACTGCACAGGACCTAGCACATAGTCTGAACAAGATGATCTCACAGCAATGGACAGTTGTCAACGTAAAGTCTAAACTGAAAGGCCAGTTATAGAAATAAAGAGGAGTATGAGAAAGCCATAGCCTATTGCTCACAATCAATTAGAAATATCAGGAATAACAGATTCATGTTGTACAGTGCTGAAATATTCCCAGGTGAAGCAAGGATCGCTGTAAAGAATTAAACTAATCCTTATATAAGCATAAAACCTGGACATTAGCTTCAACTGCCTTTCTCAAGTGAGAAGTCCGTTGGGGCCAGCACTACTCGTATAGCAGGTATActgtgcctgggtgctatcagcatcAAAAGTAAATATCCATAAagaaggcgagcactcacagggcttatgacaaaaataaagtgaaaatttattaaagcaaaaaggaTTGCTGACGTTTCGGCGAGCACTCTAGCCTTTTCTCAAAGTGCCTtctttatggatatatatatatatatatatatatatatatatatattaaaaatggatTGGGAAAACTGCAGCTCAATTACCAGATACTCTATCCAGTAATTTCCTTTGAATTACAGGCATGCCTAGGCCTAATTCTGTGCATCACTGAAGACTCTCACTGAACTGTCACGATTTTAAACTCCATTGTCACCTGCATAATCTCCACAACGCCCACCAGGTCTGCCACAGAGATCTCATCCCCAGCAATGAAGGGTTTGTCCCCCAGGAATTTCTCTTCCagatttttcatgctggtgttgaaCTCTGCCACTGCTGCATCCACTTTTTCACCGGGAATTTCTTGGCCCAGTATTAGTGGTGCCAAGAActgacaaacagaaaaaaaaataaagtatataacaATGTTAGGTTCTTTGGTTTCTATTGCTGAAAAATTGAGTCTTGAGAGACTCTCCTTAACACAGAAGAGTTAATTAGCACtacagtgctgcgaaatatgttggcgctatataaatacatgttaataaaataatttcactAATTGTTACAAACCACCTGCACAGAAACAATTAGCTTATTGAACTGCAGTAGCTTTCAAAACACTCTTTATACCTTAGCACTACTGGTATATTTATACTATAGCACTGCCCCCAAATACTTTGAAAGGGAAGAATGGTATAGGGGACAAAGACAAGCatcacatattaaaaaatacaagatTGAGAAAGCCCCTGCCCTGTAGAATCTAAGTATGCAATCGTCCCCTGGAGTTATACTGCAACAGAGGGTTGAATGAGCCCTAAGCTATTAAATAAGTATAGCCCGACTACGGTAGTTTCTTTCCATTAAATTAATGGTTACATGTATCAGATTTAAAGTGAATGATTGTTACATAGTTATGTGCACATCCAACAGCATAGGAAGGACGTGACTGCCCTTCTCTGCTTTGCCTTCTACAGCTCAGATTTACTTATAGTAAACACAATCAGTGTCCCAACATTTAGACGCCATTTTCTTTGTTCTATGCaatattcattaaagaaagtaaacatttaataaatccgtattttctgtattattttatatgcCCAAAAGCCATATAAGTCTTTATACAATTCTGTACAGAAATTGCTATAAAATGTAAAGTAGCATTACCTTGACCCAGACAACCTTGGAACAAGGGGGATGGATGTTAGTGTGCTGCCAAGCAAGGTATTCATCAACACGGGCACACTTCTGTAAATCTGATGGGTACCAGTGATCCGGGGTTTTATACTTGCGTGCCATGTAAAGCAGCATTGCAGTGCTGTAAAAATTGCAAATAGCAAATAccatttaatttctttaaatgaactaaaccctaaaaaggagtatagctatattttatatactaaacgtACTGAACCAACCTAAGGTTCAGCATATAGTAGTAATCATCTGGGCCTTCAAAgttcccatcttggatttggttaggagtgtctgtgacatgcacagGCTCAATGTGTtgtgagcagttgttgagaagctaagcttatgaaTCATCGCGaactatcaagcagaaaatgaggccggtctgtgatataagctgatgcttgattattgtgctggtttctgacctgccatgtaccaataatctaaattatttactaatcagccttatatcattacatttatattctgtacatacagtatattgtgtgttggcCCCTAAGCTCAAGTAACTggtagcagcacagagcatgtgcagtgaatcagcagaaaaaaagatggggagttactgaaTCATCTTtcgaggcacagatctttactgctaaactgttgtggttgccttgagctggtacagatccctaaaatataaagtataacatttctgcccaacttctttagttaagttttagttctctcTTTTAATAAAACTGATAGAAGACTTCTTTCTGCAACTGTAATGTCATCACTGTTGGAAAACATGGTTGCCAAATTCATATGCTGGTTTTGCAGGATTAAGAAAGAAACCAGATAAATCtgattaaatacagtataaaagaaGTATCACACTGCAGACTTTGGACAGAACCGAACTGGTCATACATGTGTAGATTTCTCTGTGATTTGCCCATGCTCGCAGATAGCCCAACTGTGCCAATCTAATCTGAAGGCTTTTGGGCCAAATCAGCACAGTTTCCACAATATGGAAATGTGCACCCTATCAATTCATGTTGACCAATGACCttccacacacacatatgcactgGGCAATTGGAACTGCTGACAGCTATCTAGTAGTATGACATTCATTAGCAGACCCTATTTTCCAATGGCCATAACATAACATACTGATCACATTCAATTACGACCAACTTATTCAGAAATACAAACAAAGCTTATGTTGTCAGCAACAAGAAGTTTTggtattctattccttcactcaccTTTCAGCCATTAAGAAGTCACCATCTTTTAGAGCAGGTATTTTGCGTAGCACATTCACTTTCCCAAATTCCTCACTAAAGTGGTCCCCTGCAGAGAGATCACAAAGGCACAAGTTGTGTGTGAGGGACTCAAGAATGATTCACAAAATATAGTTTCATGGGCATGGTGAATACAGTAAAATATCTACTCTGGTAGCACATGAAACATGACTCTCTACGGATGCTTAAATGATATATGCTGTTGTACAAGATAGCCAAGCTGTTCCAATATGGATTTAAAATCAAGAAATGATTGGAacatgggtttttctggataatgggtcttgtAATTTGCACCACCATAATTTGAGTTCACTAAAAACATTACAGGGAAAAAGCAAATagtcgaattgaacgattcgaaggattttaatccattgagcgaaggattttccttcgatcaaaaaaagcttagaaaccttatggggaaggtccccataggctaacattgtagctcggttttttttaaagagacagtacttcgactattgaatggtcgaatagtcaaacgatttttagtttgaatcgttcgattcgtagtcgaaggtcgaagtagcctattcgatgatcgaagtacccaaaaaaaacttcgaaattcgaagtttttttacttcgaatccttcacacgagcttagtaaatgtgccccataatgtcagaGTTCCAATTTTAATCTACTGTGCACAGTCACAGCCCCAGTGCAGCAGCAACAGATCTAAGGGGCAGGCTGCAATATGACGTTTGTTTTTCAGTGAAGATGACTGCTTGCCCAGCATCTTAGGTCAGCTGTTAAAATCAGTGGGAGTGCAGAAACTGGCAACTACCTTGATTAAGCtttcccttgtcctttaaaaaaaaaatatcattccaTATACTGGACAACCGGTTTTCAATTCataatagctcccatacctgtacctgtacatagtaaagctggccatagatgttgagatttttaaaagatccgatcctccttgtgagaccacgattatctaggaacgatcgtatgaattgtccatcaactaaaaagaccaatttgccaggaaaacaaaggggagctgcctgcttggccctgcaaacattaggtggccatacacgggccgataaaagctgccgacagaccgagtcagcagcttattggcccatgtatggggtccccgacgggcttcaccaatcgagactttcggccagatctcgatcggatgggactaaaaatcccgtcggatcgcggccgcatctgttagttgatgcggtcccgcgatccgaccgcctgttacaatttgttaggatccgatcgttgggccctaggctctcggggagagatccactggtttgctctccatgtatggccacctatagatagattgcactgggaccgacaaagattttttaacctggccgatcaatttcctgacagatgtcagccgaaaaaatcgtaaaatgtttgatcattcaaatcccactaactgcacaataatttcaaaggattggtcggactttgctaaaatcggtcgtttggcaagagaaatctttgcgtctatggggacaaTTAAGTCTGAGAAATGCGTGACACGCCTGCCTCTCCCAGGTCTCAGCAGACAGCAGTAAGGAGAGGAGTATATATGGCGGAGGCACAGATTACAATGGCAGAAGCTGAAGGAAGTATAGAGGCCGCAGAGGGGCAGTTTTATCATGTTCGCGAAACATAATTCAATCCCATGGGGTCCCTAAAGTGACTGTCCTATGCGGTCTAGCAACTGTCATAAGTGTATAACACACAATTATCCCCCCACCGAACCCGTCCCACCGTCTGACCTTTAAAGAGCAGCACTTGATGGTTGTTAAACGGGATCTTATTGGCTTTAGCGAAAATGTAGACGGAGCGACAGGGCGGGGACAACAGATCCAGGTAGAGTGTGAGATCGGCCATCGCGTGCGACTAGTCAGCTGGCAGCCCTCTGGGAACACTGCGGAATATGGCAATGGGGAGTAATATGCAACTTCTAGTAACTCTTATATACCCGCCTCTCTCCCCCGTGACTCGCTGCTGTTTTGATCTCCCGCCTCCTTCTATGCATTTAGCTCACGAGGCTTCTCTGTAACAGAGGTCAGTGTTGCAATATTGGGCTTGGCTGCTTATAGCTGCTTATGGGGCTAAGGTGTGTTGCTATCAGGGAACATACAGAGATAGGAAAGAGGGACAAGTCACCGTCATTGCATAAGAACTTGAGGCTCCAAGACTGGACATATTAGTGACACAATTTACATTCCATTGCCCACACCAGATTTTGTCCATGTCCTGTGACACCATGACTCCTATCAGTCCCACATGTCATTCAGAGTTCACCCAAGgaagttttttctccaaagaaTGCATTTTTACAGTCAGACATTTCAGAGAATCcacctaaaaagaaaatatttattttctatccgCTCTCCCCTCTGCTAAACATTGTTCTCAACCTTCAACATCAACCCCCCTTTCtgctttttcattttcagtttcagCAGCTGACCAGAATGAGATCCCAAACTATACACAATTCCCCCTTGTGGGTCTTCCCTAAGGGCTAGGACACACAGTACTTTTTGTCCCACgctctaacttttagtatgttttaggatggctcattctaagaaacttcttaaatggaaaatgttttttttaaaagtttttcttctgactatttccagctttcaaacgggggtcaccaACCCATCGaaataaacaaatgttctgtaaggctacaaatatattgttattgctactttttattatggtgatttttctattcagaccctctccttttcatattccagtctccttttcaaataaatgtatggttgctagggtcagttagaccctagcaatcagattgctaaaattgtaaataggagagaactgctgaataaaaagcggaataactcaaaaaccataaaatataaaaaaatgaaaacccattgcaaactgtctcagaatatcactctctacatcatactaagtaaattcaaaggtgaacaacacattTAATCTCCTCCAGCTCAGGTGACAAAAAGTGCTGTGTTGAGCAGGTGTTGACATAAGGGGGAGAGGCAGTGATCTAAAGAAGCAGGGTAATAAAGCAAGAGAGGCTGGATCAATAAAGTAATGGACAAGCCATGGGTGGATTCTGGACAGATTGGGTTAATGTAGGGTAAGATTGGGGTGCATCTCTTTAATGCATAGCAGACTGAGACATTGGGCTTcaggaaaaagaaaacagtggTTAAGAGAAAACCGTATTATACTTATCCTGATTTAAGTTTTCATGGAATGAAACATAGCCCTCACAGTCAGGGATTGTGGGTAATATCCCTCCTCGCCCCATATTCACATGGCACCCAGTGCACATAGCAGTAGGTAAAGATTTCCATTACATTGCCAACTGCCACGTTGCTTAGCACTGGAAAGGAACTGGAAATAAAGGGGTACGGCAGGTGTTGGCATAAATGCTCTGTGAAAATTCTCCATTGTATTTTCCTCAGACAATTGTAGTGGGGGAAATTTAAGCCATAAAGAAGTGAGATTTGTTAGATATTAGCATGGAGGCTATAATGTAGAAAATGCAGAAATGGCTCCTCTGTCTTTATAATAGTAGTATGACAACCTGAACCTGGTAAAACTCATTTGGGTAAAAAAGAATTCTTGTGCTCTTGATAAACAGACACTGGAGAAACTTTGCTTGCTAAAAAGATACCAGTGTGCGCCACAGTGTAGATTTAATACACTAAAATTTGTCATActcacatttttgtaaattatgccatgctaaattttcatttttggtgaaaaaacaccAGATTTTCATTTTCAGAAATAGGTGAGAGTGAGATGATCCGACAATGCAAAATGAATTTGTGTCTCACAAGCACATCAGTCCTCTGGCTGAATCACTAGATGGCAGCAGTGTTTGGCTTCCAGTTTCTTTATAGCAAGCAGATGTACAGGCTGAGAGTACAATAAACTGTCCATTAGTATTAAAATTGTGAATATTAGTccttatttaaaacatttctattggAAGGAGCACAGCCTGAAATGTATGTAAGTTTTAGCTTCACGCTACATATTGTTCCAGTTAGATGTTTTCTGCATACCATTTATATAGATGATGCAATGATTACATGTGTCCCTAAGCCTTAGGGACACATCTAATCATTGCATCATCTATATAAGGGCTATATAAGGGCCTAAGGGCTACGACACACATTACTCTTTGCCCCTCCCTCTAAAGGAGTGATTCACCTTTgtgctaacttttagtatgttatagaatggctcattctaagcaacttcttaattggaaaatagtttttctaaaagtttttcttctgactatttccagctttcaaaccggGGTCACCAACccatctaaataaacaaatgttctgtaaggctgaacatgtattgttattgctactttttattactgatttttctattcaggccctctccttttcatattccagtctcattttcaaataaatgtatggttgctagggtcagttagaccctagcaatcagattgctaaaattgtaaataggagagaactgctgaataaaaagctgaataactcaaaaaccataaaatattaaaaaatgaaaaccaattgcaaactgtctcagaatatcactctctagatcatactaagtaaattcaaaggtgaacaacacattTAATCTCCTCCAGCTCAGGTGACAAAAAGTGCTGTGTTGAGCAGGTGTTGACATAAGGGGGTGAGGCAGTGATGTAAAGAAGCAGGGTAATAAAGCAAGAGAGGCTGGATCAATAAAGTAATGGACAAGCCATGGGTGGATTCTGGACAGATTGGGGAGATGTAGGGTAAGACTGGGGTGCATCTGGGTGTAAGTGGGCAGGTCAGGGTCACAACAATGTTACTGTATT
This region includes:
- the LOC108716035 gene encoding glutathione S-transferase theta-1 — protein: MADLTLYLDLLSPPCRSVYIFAKANKIPFNNHQVLLFKGDHFSEEFGKVNVLRKIPALKDGDFLMAESTAMLLYMARKYKTPDHWYPSDLQKCARVDEYLAWQHTNIHPPCSKVVWVKFLAPLILGQEIPGEKVDAAVAEFNTSMKNLEEKFLGDKPFIAGDEISVADLVGVVEIMQVMSGDINPFDDRPKLSAWKKRVVEALGEELFMEAHKEILNSKQMASEPLPPEVLEVLKCKFQAMK